The DNA sequence CTTGCTCGGATCGCCCAGCAGTGCCGGATCCACGGGCTGCCCCAGCCGCCCCAGGGCCTCCACCGCTGCCTGCCGGATCAACGCATCATTCGACTTCGTGACCGTCTCGATGGCTGCCAGTACGGCCGCGGACGGCTTGTCCCACACCTCATCCAGTTGCGCCAGCAGTTGCGCGGGATCACTGGACAGTGCGCTGATCACCGGCGAATTCCACCCTTTGGGCCGGTTCGCCTTGGGGAAGTACGCGCTCAGCGCCAGGATCGCCATCTGCGATTCCCGGAATGGCGTGCGGAAGTTTTCATACGACTGCAGCGGATCCAGCCAACCGCCCCACGGCTGCTGCCGCTCCAACAGATAGGCGATCGCCTTCGCCACCTGCGGATGGTCTGCCGGAATACCCGCCGCATGCAGCGCCCATAGGGCATGGCCGGTTTGGAACTCCACCTCGGGCTGCCCGGTAGGGAAGTTCATCGCCCACTGGCCGTCCGGACGCTGCAGCGAGAGGATGCGCTTGGCGTTCCTGGCGATCTGCTCCTCGTATCGCACCTTGTCCATCTCGGCCAGCGCCAGCGTCTGGTAGCAGAGGTCCACCATGTTTTTGACCTCGCCGCGCGCCACCATCTCCGGCAGCCGCTCGTCGTGGGTCTCGGTCCAGGCGTACCATGCCACCTCGTGCGCACTCACCAGCGGCGTATTCCCGTTGGTCTCGTCACCCGGTAGCTTGTCGCGGCCGGCGTAATAAAGGTTCAGATACTTCGCGACGCCCTGGTGGAACTTCTCTCGCCGCTCGCCGGTGATCTGATCCTCGAAGATGTCCATCAGATGCGACATGCGTCCCAGCACATTCGCGGGCGCCGAGATCATGCGCGCCCAAACCGCGCCTTCCTGTTCGAATCCATAGAAGGGCCGCGGGTTGTTATAGAACCGCTCCGAGAGGAACTGCAGCTGTTGCCGCTGCACCACTGGATACCCGTTGCGCGTCGCATAGAGCTGCGCGCGCTGGGAGAAGTGCGTCGCGTGGCAGGCCACGCACAGCGACGTCTCCTGGTGCACCGCACTCACCCGATCGAGCGTTCCGCCGCGCCGTGGCGTATTCGCATGCCACGAGTCGCCCGCCGCCAGGATATAGTCCAGACCCGTTCGCACGGCCGTCTGCGGATCCCTGTAGGGCGCCGGATCATACAGCCGCGTCCGCAGCTTGTACTCCGGATGCGCGGCCCGCACGGCTATGTAGTAGTCTCCGGCCTCGCTGAGAATGCGCGGGATGAACTTGTTGCCCGGCAGGGCCTGCACCTCATGCGGCAGAGAGACCGGATCCTCTCCCTGGAAGTGCTCCTCCAGCTTGCCGCCGGCCAACCGGTAGACCGCCACGTTCACCGGCACCTGGTCACGCTCCATCAGTTCGATCTGGAAGAACACCAGCTTCGGCGCGGAGCCTGTGAAGTGGAACTTGTACCAGTCCGTGCGCGCCGGATCCTCGACGATGGCCGTTCGCGGCGTACCCGGCAGCGGGATGTACGGCGCATCGTCGCCCGAGGCGAACACGGTCTTGCCCAGTGTTATCTCCATCGCGTCCTGCCAGCGGTGGCAGGGGCCGCGGCGCACCGCATCGGTCAGCGGCCAGCGGTTGACGGTCAATCGGAACTGGCCCGATGCGCCTGAGTTCGATACGCGCACTTCCGCCTTGCCCGCCTTCGGCACCCGGAACTGTGTGTAGAAATCGGCGTCGCCGGCATGCAACACCTTCTCCGCCAGCACGGCATCGCCCTGGGCCACCTGCACAGTCAGCCGCGCGTCGGGACCCAGTCCGCTTAGCGATGCTACCGAATAGAGCAGGCTGTACTGGCTGGCCGGAGTGAGTTCCGGCAGCGCCACCGTTTCCGTCCGGATCGGACCCGTGCGGCTCTGCACAACGGGCAGCGGAGCAGGTTGTCCTTGCAGACCCAGACCTGCGGCCAGGCAGGCGAAGAGCAGGCGTTCCCAGAATTTGTGCGTCATCGGCTTCCCTCTACGATATTGCAGCGCGCGCGGCTCGTGGGGTGCGGACGTGCTGACCCGACGCCCACTCTGACGCTACGATGAACATGAGATGTGCTCCAGCCGCCTTGCTCTTCTTCCCATCTTTGCCCTCGCCCCGCTTGTGGCCGCCGCCCAATCCAATGCGGCCGACCTGGAAGCGGTCATCACGACCAGCGCCGGAACGATTCGATTTGAGTTCGCACCCGACAAGGCCCCCAAACATGTCGAGAACTTCCTGAAGTGGGCTCGTCAGGGCTACTATGATGGCGGAGCCTTCCACCGAACCATCTCCTACGGCATCATCCAGGGCGGCGACCCACTGCTCAAGGACGCCAAGAGCGCGCGAGCCCTCTGGGGCACCGGCGGCCTCAAGTTGCAGGCCGACGAGTTCAGCGACATGAAGCACGAGCGCGGCACCGTCTCCACCGTCCGCATCCCGAATCAGAAGAACAGCGACGGCAGCCAGTTTTTCATCTGCGTCCAGCCGCAACCGCCGCTCGACGGGCAGTACTCCACCTTTGGCCGCGTCACCGAAGGCATGGACGTCGTCGAGAAGATCTCGCAGTCGAAAGTGGACGGCAGTGCCATCGCGGTTGAGCCGGTCCGCATCCTGAAGGTCACCATCGAAAAGAAGAGGACAGAGCCGTTCGTGGACGCCACCGTCGAACAGCTCCGCCGCACTGTGACCATGAAGACTACCCTCGGCACAATGAAGATCAAGCTGGAGCCCGACTGGGCGCCCAATCACGTACGCAATTTCCTCAAGCTTGTCGACACCGGCTGGTACAACGGCACCGCCTTCCACCGCGTGATCAAGGGCTTCGTGGCGCAAGGCGGCATGGGCGACAAGCGCGAACCGAATCCCACGCATCCGGCCGACCGTTGGGTCCGCCCGGTGAAAGGCGAATTCCGCCAGGACCTGAAACACGAGCGCGGCATTCTCTCCATGGCCCGCGCCGATGACCCGGACTCCGCCAGCACCTCATTCTTCCTGATGCTCGCCCCGGCCCCGCACCTCGACGGCAAGTACACCATCTTTGGCCGTGTCGTCGAGGGATTGGAGGTGCTGGACGCCTTTGAGAAGGAAGAACTGGACGGAGAGACGCCGAAGCGCAGTCTGCGAATCATTGAGGCTGTGGTCGACCCGCTCTGATCTTTCCATTCGCTATCAAAGAATTTACTATACAGCGTATATCGATTCCTATACGCTGTATACGTGGCAGCTCCGTCCGACCTGAAGACGCGCATCTCCGCCGTGGCGCTCGACCTCCTCGAGCAGGACGGCCCCGAAGCCGTCACCATGCGCAAAGTGGCCACCGCCGTAGGCATCACGCCCATGGCGATCTATCACCACTTTGACTCTCGCGAGACGCTGCTCCGTCAGGTCACGGACGTGGAGTTCGACAAGTTGCTCGACTTCATCAATGCCCGCGGGCATCGCGGTTCGCTGCGGACGCAGATCCTGCACTGCATGGACGGGTATCTCGACTACGCTTTCAGGCGGGCCCGTGTCTTCGATCACGTCTTCTCCAAACCCAGGGAAGGCGCCCGCCGATTCCCCGACGATTTCCGTGCCCGCCGGTCTCCGACCCTGACGCCTATCGCCGACCTCGTTACCAGGGCCATGTCCGAGGGGCAACTCGCCGAGGACGATCCGTGGGAGGTGGCCCTCGAGCTGTGGTCCCTCGCCCACGGCTACATTACTCTCTACCGGGCCGGCCGCTTCCACCTGGACGAACAACAGTTTCGCGGGCTCGTGCATCGTGCCCTGAAGAGACTGCTGGATGGGCTTCGTGCCCAGGAAGGCACAACGTGATGAGACCTGCTGTCGCCGCCGTCGCCGCGGTAGCCCTCTCGGCCACCGCCATCTTCTTCGCCGACTCCCTGCACCCCGTGTGGTGGCTGATGTGGCTGGCGCCCATCCCGGTGCTGCTGCTGGCCCCGCGACTGACAGCCCTGCCGCTCTTCGGCGCCGCCTTCCTGGCCTGGGCGGTCGGGCACCTCAACCTTGTGAGCTACTACCGCATGGTGCAGATCCCGTATGCGGTCATTGCCCTGGCCGTGGCTGGACCGGCGCTCCTCTTCGGACTCTCGGCACTGCTCTACCGCGTGCTGGTGCTGCGAGGGCACGCGCTAGCCGCCGCCGCCGCGTTCGCCAGCTTCTGGACGCTCTGCCAGTATCTGATCGAGTACTCCGGCGGAAGCTACGGCGACCTCGCTTACACACAGATGAACTGCCTGCCCCTGCTGCAACTCGCGTCCGTCACGGGCATGTCTGGCATTACGTTCGTGGTCATGCTCATCCCCGCGTCCGTGGCGGCGGCCGTGACAGCGCGCTCCAAACGGGCCGTTCTGGCGGTCACAGCCGCTGTGCTGGTTGCGGTCTTCGGGTTCGGTGTGTCGCGCCTGGGTTCGCATGGTGACGACCCCACTGTCGTGGTCGGCATGGTGGTCTCGGATCTCAAACAGAACCTGCTGCCCGAAAAGCCGGACGATGCCAGCCGCTTGTTGAAGCAATACGCCGAGGAGGCCGTGAATCTCGGCCGCCGCGGGGCCCGCATCATCCTGCTGCCGGAGATGGCCGCCGTCGTCACAGACGATCACCTCGCCGAGTTGGATCAGCTCTTCGGCCAGACGGCGCGGGCCGCTAACGCGCGGATCCTCGTCCCCATCCTCCACCCGATGCCGGAAGGGCGCCGCAACGAAGCCCGGCTCTACGATGCCACGGGCCGCCTGGAGGCCACTTATTGGAAGCACCATCTCGTACCGGTGCTGGAAGACCGCACGCGTCCGGGCACTGAGCTTGCATTGCTGCGCGACCCACGCTCCACCATCGGCATCGAGATCTGCCGCGATATGGACTTCGTCCCTCTGGCCCGCCGCTATGGCCGTGAAGGGACCGGCCTGCTGCTTGTGCCGGCCTGGGATTTCGTCGTCGACGACTGGCTGCATAGCCGCATGGCCTTCATGCGCGGTGTGGAGAACGGCTTCCACGTTGCGCGCCTGGCGAAGCAGGGCCGCATGACGCTGCTCGACGCCCACGGCCGCGTCCGGGTCGAACGCGACAGCAAAGCCGCGCCGTTCTCCACACTTCTGGCGCCCGTCGGTCTGCAGGCGCTGCCGACGCTCTACACCCGCTGGGGCGACTGGTTCATTGGCGTGCTCGTGCTGATCCTCTGCGCGTGCCTCGCCTATGGATTCAGCAGACGAAGTTCGCCGTAGCGGACGCGGAGTCTACTCCGCTCGGATGGCGGTCGTTGGATCCACGCGGGCTGCCCGCAGGGCCGGAATCGCGCCCGAGCCGATCGTCATCAGCGCGGCCAGCCCCACTGCGGCCAGCATCGTGGGCCCGTCGCCCGGCTCGACCCCTGAGAGCAGCGACCGCAGCAGCAGGCCCGCGCCATAGGCCAGGGACACGCCAAACACAACGCCAACGGCGGCCAGTGCGGCGCCTTGCCTCAGGATCATCCGGCCGATATCACCGGACCTCGCACCCAACGCCATGCGTACGCCGATCTCCTGCATCCTGCTTGACACGTTGAAGGCCAGCAGCCCGTGGATGCCGATCGCCGCGAGCAGGAACGACACCAGTGCAAATGCCCCCAGCACCCGCAATTGGACGGCCCGTGACAATGTCTGCGCCTCCACCACCTCGGTCAACGTCTGTACGTCCGAGACCGACTGTTCCGGATTCACCTCACGGATGACGCGCCGCAGCGTGTTTGCCAGCGCCTCCGTCGGTAGGGTCGAGCGCACCACCAGGTCTTTGGGCGCGTACCAGGTGGACACCTGGTCGTGCTGGTAGTACGAGAGGTAGACTTGCGGTTCGCTCTCCTGCTCCAGTCCGCGCACCCGCACATCCCCCACTACGCCGACAATCTCCCGGTCGTGGTTGCCGAACTGGAAATGGCGGTCGATCGGATTCTCTCCGGGGAAATAGCGGCGCACGAACGACGCACTCACCACCGCGACAAACGGCTTGTCGAAACGGTCCTGCTCCGAAACGTCCCGGCCCAGGCGCAGAGGAATCTGCATGGTCGAGAAGAAGCCCGGAGTGACAAACCGCAGGCTGGCGTTCAAGCGGTTGGCCCCGTCCCGCAGGCGCCCGGCAATCTCCACGGGCCAGACCCCGCCCCTGTGTACCATCGGCAGAAAGCTTGTGTACGCGGCGCCCGTCACGCCCGGAATCTGCCGCACCGCGCCCAATACCTGTGCGTAGAACGCCTCCCGCACGCTCCGGTTCTCATACCGAGGCATGGGCAGGGAAGTGCGCAGGCTCAGCACGTTCTCCGTGCGAAAGCCAGGATCCGTGGCCTGCACGCGCCACAGCGCCCGCAACAACAGGCCGGACGAGACGACCAGCACGATGGAGCCTGCCACCTCGGCCACTACCAGCATCGAGCGCAGCCTCTCCTTGCGGCCCCCTACGCCAGACCTGCTTCCTTCGCGCAGATTGCTGGAGTCTTCCCGCCGGCTCAGCCGCAGCGCCGGAGCCAGCCCAAACGCGAGCCCGGTGAGCACCGTCAATAAGGCGGCAAACGCGAGTACGCGCAGGTCGACACTGGGTACCTCGGCGATGGGCAGTGAGTTCGGCACCAGGCGCGCCAGCAGTGGCAATGCCGTGATCCCGATTACCACGCCCAGTCCGCCACCCGCCAGCGAAAGCAATAGGCTCTCCGTCAGCATCTGCCGAATCAGCCGCTCCCGGCCGGCCCCCATGGCAGCTCGCACCGCCAGTTCCCTGCGCCGGCTCAGTGATCGCGCGATCAGCAGATTGGCGAGGTTCGTGCAGGCCACCAGCAGCACGCAAAAGGCGGCGCCCAGCAGCGTACGCAGCATCATCACTGAGCGGTCGGAGACCTGTTCTCGCATCGGCAGCACCGTCGCGCCGATGTTCGCCAGCTTTTTCGGAAACTCGCGGGACAACTGCCCGCTGATGCCGGCGAGCTCCACCTGCGCCTGCTGTACGCTGGCGCCTGGCTTCAGCCGAGCCAGTGCATACAGGTACGTATTCTGGCGGTCTTCAAAATCCTCGGGCACGAAGCGCATGGCCGTCCAGAACAGTGCATCACGGCTGGGCAGATAGAAGCCGCGCGGCATCACGCCGATCACGGTGTAGGGCGCCCCGTCCAGTGAGACCTTCCGCCCAATCACGCCGGCATCCCCGCCGAAGAGGCTTCGCCATAGCGTATGGCTCAGCACGACAGTGCCTGTCGCGCCCGTCACGTCGTCGCCCTGCTGGAAATACCGCCCCATCAGCGGCTGCACGCCGAGCAGGGGGAACATCTCCCAAGTCACTGAAGCGCCCTCCAGCCGGACTGGATCCCCCTGTCCGATCAGATCGGCCGACAGCCCGCGATAGGCGCCCATGCTCACATAGGATTTGCTCTCCCTCTTCCAGTCCCGATAGTTGGCCGGGGCAATGTCCCAGAAGTTGCCGTTGATAGTGTGGTTCTCCCACAGCTTCACCAACCGGTCCTGGTCAGGGAACGGCAGAGGCCGCAGCAGCACGTGATCCAGTAGTGTGAAGGCCGCCGTGGTGGCGCCGATCCCGAGCGCGGAAACCAGCACGGCCGTCATCGTAAAGCCGGGCGCGCGCCGCAGCGTCCGGGCCGCATAGCGCAGGTCCTGCCGCGCGATGTCCCAATGCGCGCCCGCCGCGCTCGTCAGTACGTCGGGGATCGTCTCCAGCCACAGGGCGGCGATGCCCGCCAGAGACCCGGCGTCTCTGCGCCGGGCCGCAAAGACGGAGCACATCTCCGCCCCGTATTCCAGCCGGAACGATTTCGGGTACAGCCGCAGCAGAGCACTATACAGCAGCATCATGCCCTCCCCGGAGCCAGGCCGCTGGCCTTCGCCAAGCGCACCAGATTTGTCAGCCGCCGGGTCTCGGCCTTCGCCGTTTCCCGACCAAACTCGGTGATCCGGTAATAGCGGCGGCGCTCGTCATCCTGGTCCGGAGCGGGCCGCTCATTCGTCTCTTCCAGCAGTCCCTGCTCCAGCATTCGCTGAATCGAGCGATACAACGTGCCCGGGCTCAACTTCAATGCCCCGTCCGTCCGAACCGCCACATCCTGAATGATGGCGTACCCATGGCGGTCTTCTTCCGCCACCGCCATCAGGATATGGAACGCCGCTTCCGGCAAGGGGAGCAGGGAATTCGAATCGCCATCCTGGAAGTGCAGCATCTCCTCCAGTATATCCATAGTGGATATATACGCAATGGATATATGTGTAACGGATATAGACCCGCGGCAGCAGCAGAGGGCGAAGGGAAGAAGAGGTAGGGAGCAAGGACGGCTGCCGGCCCTGAGCGGACCGGCAGCCATTGAGCGAGGTGTTTACTGGCCCTGGCCCAGCGAGTAGCCGGCCTTGCCTTCGTAGTTGTAGAGGAACTCAGTCTTGTGGATATCGGCGCCGGCATCCACGGCCCGGCCCATCGCGGCCACTACCTGCTTCAGGCTGATCACCGGATTCCCGGTCGAGCTCTGAAAACGGCAGCGCCAGCTATCGCAGGTGATCGTGTCCGGCAACGGATCGGGATAGACCTTCACGCCGCGGTTGGAGATCATCACGAGTTTCAAGCCGTCGGTGGCGACCGTCTCCATCAGCCTCCCGACGATGTTCGGATCGCCCGGAGCATGATGCACGAAGATGTCGACACCCACCAGTTCGCGGTTGCCGGGCGGCGGCACTTCCGCATGTGCCTGCACCGTCTGGCTGGGCGCCGCGTTGTAGTGGACCGGCTTCAGCAGTTCCGGCAGCTTGCCCACACGGGCGGCGACGGCCTGGGCGAATTCCTTCGTCCCGACCTTTTCCTTGCTGACGCCTTCCTTGAAGATGTCGTAGGTGTGGATGCCATCTTCAATCGTACGCAGCCAGGCGTTGTGGACGCGCTCGGCGATATCGGCCTGATTGAGGTGCACCAGCATCATCACGGAGCCCAGCAGCAGGCCCGACGGGTTCGCCAGGTTTTGGCCTGCGCGCCGCGGAGCCGAGCCGTGGATCGCTTCGAACATCGCATACTTCGTGCCGATGTTGGCCGATCCAGCCAAGCCCACTGACCCGGCGATCTGCGCCGCCACGTCCGACAGGATGTCACCATACAGGTTTGGCATCACGATGACGTCGAATGCTTCCGGCGTGTCGGCCATCTTCGCCGCACCGATGTCGATGATCCAGTGTTCCTTTTCGATCTCCGGATACTCCGGCCCGATCTCGTCGAAGACCTTGTGGAACAGGCCGTCGGTCAGCTTCATGATGTTGTCTTTCGTGAAGCAGGTGACCTTCTTCCGGCCATTGCGCCGCGCGTATTCGAACGCGTAGCGGACAATGCGCTGGCAGCCGCCGCGGGTGATGATCTTCAGGCACTGCACCTGGTCCGGAGTGTGCTGGTACTCGATGCCCGCGTAGAGGTCTTCCTCGTTTTCACGGACGATCACAACATCCATGCCGGGATGCTTCGTCCGGACATAGGGATCGTACGCCACGCACGGGCGCACGTTCGCATAGAGACCCAGCAGCTTTCGCGTGGTAACGTTCAGGCTCTTGAATCCGCCGCCCTGCGGCGTGGTGATGGGTGCCTTCAGGAATACTTTCGTACGCATGAGGCTGTCGAGCGAGCTCTTCTCAATCCCCGCGGAGTTGCCGCGCAGATAGACCTTCTCGCCGATTTCAATTTCTTCGATATCGAGACGGGCGCCGGCCTCCTTCAGGATGTGGAGGGTGGCGTCCATGATTTCCGGACCGATGCCGTCGCCTTTGGCGACTGTGATTGGTGTGTTTGCTGACATTGCAGGATTCCCAACAACTACGAAACTTTCAAGATACCGTAAGCCGACGGGCGCGCGAAAACAGGCCCCGCCGCAAGGGTACCGCAGATCATTGAGGTTTCGCGCGATTTTCCGCCTGAAACTGGCCTTGGAGGGCTAGTCGACGCTATCCCGGCCCACGTACAGCGCGCCGATCTCACCCCGCAGATTATCGATGACCTTGCCGCGCCGCAGCTTCATCGTTGGAGTGAGTTCTCCGGCCTCAATCGAGAACTCGCGCTCCAGAATCTTGAACTTCCTGATCTGCTCGAAGGGTGCAAGCTGACGGTTTACGCGCTGCACAATCCGCTTCACCTCTTCCTGCACTGCCGGGGATTGCGACACCTCGCTAAGCGCCGAGCCGGACTTCACGCCTGCCAGACTCTCTGCTGCGGGCTGGTTGATGGTGATCACTGCCGTGACATACGGCAACCGGTCGCCCACCAGCAGCACCTGGTTGACCAGCGGCTCGAGCTTGAACAGCCCCTCGATGCGCGCCGGGTAGATCTTCTTCCCGTTCGAGGCGACGATCAACTCTTTCTTGCGTCCCGTAATCCAAATGTAGCCATCGGAGTCCATCTCCCCGATGTCGCCAGTGTGCAGCCAGCCGTCGCGCAGGACCGCCGCTGTGGCGTCCGGATCTTTGTAGTAGCCCGAGAACACCATCGCGCCGCGAATCAGCAACTCACCGTCCGTATCGAACCGGATCTCCGCGCCGGGTAGTACCTTCCCGATGGAGCCTGCGCGGGGCCTGTCGATCGGGTTCAACGCCACCACCCCGCCCTCGGTGAGCCCATAGCCTTCAATCAAGGGCATCCCGATGGATGCGTAGAACTCAGCGAGGTCCTTGCCGAGTGGGGCCGACCCACTCGCGGCAATCCGCATGGCGCCGCCCAGACGGGTCCGGATCTTCGAGAATACGACCTTGTCAAAGAACTTCAGTGAGGAACCAACCCACGGCGCGGGCTGCCGACCCTCTCTACGCGCGCGCGCCGCCTCTGAGCCCACGCCGAGGCCCAGGTAAAACAACTTGCGAATCACGGCCGGACGTTTGCGAATCTCGGTGGTGATGCTGGCGTACATGCGCTCCCACACACGGGGCGGGGCGACAAAGAACGTGGGCCGGATGGCTCTCAACTCCGCCGGCAGCTTGTTCAACCCCTCGCTGAAATGCACGGGCACGCCCATGCGAATCATGAGCTGCTGCATAACCATCCGCTGCGTGATATGCGCCGAGGGCAGAAAGGCGATCGTCCGGTCGTCTTCGCTTACGGGTAGCACGGGCGGGCCGCACTCGCAGTTCGACACGATGGAGTGGTGAGTCACCAGACCCATCTTCGGTTCTCCGGTGGCGCCGGATGTCAGGTAGAGGATTGCGTAGTCTCGCGGCTGCACGGCTTCCACCAGACGTGTCAGCAGGCCCGGGTCCGCGTCCATGGCCGTCCGCCCCATGGCGCGCAACTGGTCTAGTGAGAGTGCGCCCGGTCCTCCTCCATCCAGCAGGATTCGGGGCATCCGCAGGTCACTCAGCCCTGCTTCGTCCAGTACCTGCATCGTCTTGGCATTCTCAAGGAAGACCAGACGCGGATCGCAGCCTTTCAGTGTCTTCACCTGGTCGGCCGGAGGCAGGCTCGTATACACGGCGGCGGCGATGCTGCCGTTCGTCATCACGCCGATGTCAGCCAGGTAGAACTCCGCCCGCGTCTCGGACGCCAGTCCCACAATATCGCCGTGCCGGATACCGAGGGCGTGCAGGCCCGCCGCCACTTCCTCGGCGATGCGGGCGTACTCCACCCAGTTGTAAGTCCGATACTTGCCCTGACCTATCGGCTGATGCAACGCGGGGAGTGCCCCCCATGTTGCCTCAGCCATCTTCAGCATCCGGTAAACCGTGCGAAGCTCAGCCGGGAGCGATGGCGCCATCTTGCCCATTCGACGCGGTTCCTTCCTTAACTCACCCATCCACCTGGAACGCCGAACACACTACCATACTTGTCACGGCGGCGAGCTTTCCAGATCTCCAGCTTAGAATACTGGTCATGGCCTATGAAAGAGAATTGGAAGCCGCCCGCAAACTGGCTTCCGATGCGGGGCGCCTCGCCCTGCAGTTCCAGCGCGATGGTTTCGAGGTGGAAGACAAGCCCGACGACTCGCCGGTGACGGCGGCGGACAAGGCCTGCGAGAAGCTCTTTGCCTCCAGACTGGAGGCGGAGTTCCCAGAAGATGGCTTGCTCGGCGAAGAAGGCGCAAACAAACCCGCGTCCAACGGCCGGCGCTGGATCATCGACCCCATCGACGGCACGCGCGATTTTGTACGCGGCAACCGTCTGTGGTGCAATCTGTTGGGGCTGGAGGTGGATGGTGTCGTCGAGGTTGGCGTGGCGACCTTTCCCGCGCTGGGCGAGCAATACTACGCGATCCGCGGCGCCGGCGCCTTCCGCTCATTCGGGGGCGAAGAAATCCGCCTGGCGGTCTCGTCCATCGACAGGGTTGAACGGGCTGTCGCCTGCGTCCTCCAGTTCAACAACGTCCACAAGCGCCCGCATTCCGGCCGGCTGCTGCCCTTCCTTTCACGCTTCTGGGCCGTGCGCAGCATGGGCGGGGCCTGGGATTCCATGTTCGTGGCCTCCGGTCATGCCGAGTTCTGGCTGGAGCCCAGCGCCAAGCCCTGGGACTTGGCCGCCATCTCGGTAATCGCCAAGGAGGCCGGCTGCCGCTTCTACGACTACTCGGGTCTCGACACGATCTACGGAGGCAACGCCGTCGTTGTGACTCCGGCGCTGGAGAAGGAAATCCGCTCGTTCCTTGGTTTAGGTGGTTAGCCGGTCCCTGGAAACAGGGGTCAGCGGCCACGATTGGATGCTCCGCGGGTCGCCGCGCAGGCTCAAACCGCGCCGCTCACCGTACACCCTGCCGGTCAGCCACACTCGACGGTTTGCGAACACCTCCACCACTGATCCATCCAGGAAGATCCTGAGGTCGAGCCGGCCGGGTGGTACGGGCGCTTCCGATCTGCCAACGCTCAGGACGTGACTCTCTGGATCAAAGCCCAATACCTCCTGCCCGCCCCGCAGGAGCCCGAAGGGTTTCATGCCGTCGAGCTTGATGTGGATTTCGCAGCAGTCATCGTGCGCCGCCTCCCGCATGCGCTTGCCCCGCAGTCCGTCATACTCCGCGGCCGGGTTCAGAAGCAGCTTGCCGTCTCCATCGAGCGTCGGCAC is a window from the uncultured Paludibaculum sp. genome containing:
- a CDS encoding inositol monophosphatase family protein; protein product: MAYERELEAARKLASDAGRLALQFQRDGFEVEDKPDDSPVTAADKACEKLFASRLEAEFPEDGLLGEEGANKPASNGRRWIIDPIDGTRDFVRGNRLWCNLLGLEVDGVVEVGVATFPALGEQYYAIRGAGAFRSFGGEEIRLAVSSIDRVERAVACVLQFNNVHKRPHSGRLLPFLSRFWAVRSMGGAWDSMFVASGHAEFWLEPSAKPWDLAAISVIAKEAGCRFYDYSGLDTIYGGNAVVVTPALEKEIRSFLGLGG
- a CDS encoding long-chain fatty acid--CoA ligase, translated to MGKMAPSLPAELRTVYRMLKMAEATWGALPALHQPIGQGKYRTYNWVEYARIAEEVAAGLHALGIRHGDIVGLASETRAEFYLADIGVMTNGSIAAAVYTSLPPADQVKTLKGCDPRLVFLENAKTMQVLDEAGLSDLRMPRILLDGGGPGALSLDQLRAMGRTAMDADPGLLTRLVEAVQPRDYAILYLTSGATGEPKMGLVTHHSIVSNCECGPPVLPVSEDDRTIAFLPSAHITQRMVMQQLMIRMGVPVHFSEGLNKLPAELRAIRPTFFVAPPRVWERMYASITTEIRKRPAVIRKLFYLGLGVGSEAARARREGRQPAPWVGSSLKFFDKVVFSKIRTRLGGAMRIAASGSAPLGKDLAEFYASIGMPLIEGYGLTEGGVVALNPIDRPRAGSIGKVLPGAEIRFDTDGELLIRGAMVFSGYYKDPDATAAVLRDGWLHTGDIGEMDSDGYIWITGRKKELIVASNGKKIYPARIEGLFKLEPLVNQVLLVGDRLPYVTAVITINQPAAESLAGVKSGSALSEVSQSPAVQEEVKRIVQRVNRQLAPFEQIRKFKILEREFSIEAGELTPTMKLRRGKVIDNLRGEIGALYVGRDSVD